One region of Arthrobacter sp. StoSoilB22 genomic DNA includes:
- a CDS encoding Ku protein, with protein sequence MRAIWKGSIAFGLVNVPVKLYSATEDHDIGLHQVHNKDGGRIRYQRKCEICGDVVAYEDIDKAYEEEGRTVVLTSAELKSLPEENSREIEVVEFIPAEQLDPIMYERSYFLEPDSKSPKAYMLLRQTLEDTDRIAIVQYALRQKTRLGALRVRGDVLLLQALLWGDEVREAKFPSLETDIKISDKELEMSSALVESMAHDFDPDEYTDDYQAQLRTLIEAKLEKGEALDTEATFGVVEGEGEGGDVIDLMEALKRSLDKKRGKEKADDDAAAASKTASKPKARAKKKA encoded by the coding sequence TATTGGCCTGCACCAAGTCCACAATAAGGACGGCGGGCGTATTCGGTACCAACGGAAATGCGAAATTTGCGGCGACGTTGTTGCGTACGAGGATATTGATAAAGCTTACGAAGAAGAAGGCCGCACCGTGGTCCTTACGTCTGCGGAATTGAAGTCGTTGCCGGAGGAGAACAGCCGCGAAATTGAGGTGGTGGAATTTATCCCCGCCGAGCAGCTGGACCCCATCATGTATGAGCGCAGCTATTTCCTGGAGCCGGACTCCAAATCGCCCAAAGCGTACATGCTGCTCAGGCAGACGTTGGAGGACACTGACAGAATCGCAATTGTCCAGTACGCCCTGAGGCAGAAGACCCGTCTGGGGGCACTGCGGGTGCGTGGGGACGTGCTGTTGCTCCAGGCGCTGCTGTGGGGCGATGAGGTCCGCGAGGCCAAGTTCCCGTCACTGGAGACGGACATCAAGATCTCGGACAAGGAACTGGAGATGTCCTCCGCCTTGGTGGAATCCATGGCGCACGACTTTGACCCCGACGAATACACCGATGACTACCAAGCGCAGCTTCGAACATTGATCGAGGCCAAGTTGGAGAAGGGCGAGGCCCTGGACACCGAGGCAACCTTTGGCGTGGTGGAAGGTGAGGGCGAGGGCGGCGACGTCATCGACCTCATGGAAGCCCTCAAGCGCAGCCTGGACAAGAAGCGCGGCAAGGAAAAAGCGGACGACGACGCTGCTGCCGCCAGCAAAACTGCCAGCAAACCAAAGGCGCGGGCCAAGAAGAAGGCTTAG
- a CDS encoding DUF6766 family protein, translated as MKHPGTSSKDKDPARHWVKDHGLLLVNAGLFVVFLGGMIISGAATYSEEQQAHGQPATGITDFLTSGSFWEAVFENWESEFLQMAMYVVLTVFLFQRGSSESKPVDKEAPQDEDPRDARKSPKTPWPVRRGGWVLKVYEHSLSGLLGLLFLTSFTLHAVGGAAAYNEEQLSHGLPEVSTWEYMASSQFWFESFQNWQSEFLAVAVLVGASVYLRERGSPESKPVAEPHYETGA; from the coding sequence ATGAAGCACCCCGGAACATCCAGCAAGGACAAAGATCCCGCGCGCCATTGGGTCAAAGACCACGGCTTGCTGCTGGTCAACGCAGGCCTGTTCGTCGTCTTCCTCGGGGGAATGATCATCTCGGGAGCGGCAACTTACAGCGAGGAACAACAGGCTCACGGCCAGCCAGCCACCGGTATCACGGATTTCCTGACATCAGGCAGCTTCTGGGAAGCCGTCTTTGAAAACTGGGAATCGGAGTTTCTTCAAATGGCCATGTACGTGGTCCTTACCGTCTTTCTGTTCCAGAGGGGTTCCTCGGAGTCAAAACCCGTGGACAAGGAAGCACCCCAGGATGAAGATCCCCGCGATGCCAGGAAGTCACCCAAGACCCCGTGGCCGGTAAGGCGCGGCGGATGGGTGCTGAAGGTCTACGAGCACTCACTCTCCGGCCTGCTGGGCCTCCTGTTTCTGACCTCCTTCACATTGCACGCGGTAGGTGGCGCAGCCGCCTACAACGAGGAACAGCTCAGCCATGGCCTGCCCGAGGTCTCCACCTGGGAATACATGGCTTCCAGCCAGTTCTGGTTTGAGTCCTTCCAGAACTGGCAAAGTGAGTTCCTCGCTGTCGCCGTCCTGGTAGGAGCCTCCGTGTACCTCCGTGAACGTGGTTCACCCGAGTCCAAACCGGTGGCGGAACCGCACTACGAAACCGGCGCCTAA
- a CDS encoding DUF6328 family protein, producing the protein MVEPEQAPRIGRNESTEERMDRNWMELIQELRVLQTGVQILGGFLLTLPFQERFELLDDWQRSLYLFNVMVAAVTTVLIVLPVSVHRRLFRRGLKATLVSSADVVTKWALAGVALLIVGSATLVFDFTAGRTAGLVAAGFIILVLLLLVVGTPLWLHRRAVRNSDDNGTPREE; encoded by the coding sequence ATGGTAGAACCGGAGCAGGCCCCCAGGATCGGCAGGAACGAGTCCACCGAGGAACGAATGGACCGGAACTGGATGGAACTGATCCAGGAGTTACGGGTTCTCCAAACAGGGGTGCAGATCCTTGGCGGTTTCCTGCTCACGCTGCCCTTCCAAGAACGCTTCGAACTCCTGGACGACTGGCAACGGAGCCTCTACCTCTTCAACGTGATGGTGGCAGCAGTGACCACCGTGCTGATAGTGCTCCCCGTCAGCGTGCATCGCCGCTTGTTCCGCAGGGGGCTCAAGGCCACCCTGGTTTCAAGTGCCGATGTGGTCACCAAGTGGGCGCTGGCTGGTGTGGCTTTGTTGATCGTTGGCTCTGCCACCCTTGTTTTCGACTTCACCGCCGGCCGGACGGCCGGACTTGTAGCTGCAGGATTCATCATCCTGGTGCTGCTGCTCCTGGTGGTGGGGACACCCCTATGGCTGCACCGTCGCGCAGTCCGAAACAGCGACGACAACGGAACTCCCAGGGAAGAGTGA